In one window of Cytophagaceae bacterium ABcell3 DNA:
- the plsY gene encoding glycerol-3-phosphate 1-O-acyltransferase PlsY, whose protein sequence is MDLYYIILAVVAAYITGSIPSAVWYGKAFNGIDVRDYGSGNAGATNTFRVLGKKAGIIVMLVDIIKGYIASMFVIPLKIAGAISIESLILFQLLLGISAAIGHIFPIFAGFRGGKAVATLFGMILAIHIEASLVCMAVFFIVFIASKYVSLSSIAAAITFSVLMMMPRFSDHDPVLIVLGIASTCIVLYTHKKNIKRLINGDESKIKISLRKK, encoded by the coding sequence ATGGATTTATATTATATAATTTTAGCTGTGGTAGCAGCCTATATTACAGGCTCTATTCCTTCAGCTGTTTGGTACGGAAAAGCATTTAATGGAATAGATGTCAGAGACTATGGCAGCGGTAATGCCGGGGCTACCAACACTTTCAGAGTACTGGGCAAAAAAGCAGGTATTATTGTAATGCTTGTTGATATCATCAAAGGATACATAGCCTCTATGTTTGTCATTCCTCTAAAGATAGCAGGAGCTATTTCTATAGAAAGCCTCATATTGTTCCAACTATTGTTAGGAATATCTGCTGCTATTGGACATATCTTCCCAATATTTGCAGGTTTTAGAGGAGGAAAAGCGGTGGCCACTTTGTTTGGGATGATACTTGCCATACATATAGAAGCCTCGCTGGTATGCATGGCTGTATTCTTTATAGTATTTATCGCATCTAAATATGTTTCTCTTAGTTCTATTGCGGCGGCCATTACATTTTCAGTATTAATGATGATGCCAAGGTTTAGCGATCATGACCCCGTGTTGATTGTTTTGGGCATTGCAAGTACCTGCATTGTACTATATACCCATAAGAAAAACATTAAACGTCTAATCAACGGGGACGAATCAAAAATAAAAATCAGTCTCCGAAAGAAATAG